In Dyadobacter sp. NIV53, a single window of DNA contains:
- a CDS encoding efflux transporter outer membrane subunit, with protein sequence MISINKNIITALVLSASLVSCVVGKKYTRPELEAPEGFRSAVGITADTVQLPWRTFFREPQLVSLIEDALAKNNDVAIAMKNIEQLDLAVKQARLGLLPTLDFTVGANRAFLSKNSLNGSLSEQFVGTSYMDNYDATLQLSWEADIWGKVKMQKEAAIANYFGQKENLSALKTRIISQVAQAYYNLISLDEQLIIAQRNIALSDSTLLMMRLQFTAGQITSLAVDQAEAQKKTAELLVPLALQNIAVQENALSILCGAYPESIARNGDLAEVMPEAQFAAAVPANLLSRRPDVKAAEYMVVRANSATGLAKAAMYPAFSLTPQIGANSFKFSQWFDLPGSMAKTIAVNLTQPVFRKRALRTAHETAIIEQEKAAIQFKQTLMTAVGEVSDAMARSNGASQRLELVQQKTAMLNKATDDAQKLYKSGMATYLEVITAQNSRLQNDLEAISIKLEKLNAVTDLYRALGGGVE encoded by the coding sequence ATGATTTCGATAAATAAAAATATAATTACTGCACTGGTTTTGTCCGCAAGTCTGGTTTCCTGTGTAGTTGGAAAAAAATATACCCGTCCTGAATTGGAGGCACCTGAGGGATTCAGATCCGCTGTTGGCATAACAGCGGATACAGTACAACTCCCGTGGCGGACTTTTTTCAGGGAGCCGCAACTGGTGAGCCTGATTGAAGACGCCCTGGCTAAAAATAACGATGTGGCCATTGCTATGAAAAACATCGAACAACTCGATCTGGCAGTAAAACAAGCCAGACTTGGACTGCTCCCCACGCTGGATTTTACGGTGGGTGCAAACCGCGCATTTTTATCCAAAAACTCCCTGAACGGTTCCCTGAGCGAGCAGTTTGTCGGGACATCCTATATGGATAATTACGATGCTACACTGCAACTTTCCTGGGAAGCAGATATTTGGGGAAAAGTAAAAATGCAGAAGGAAGCGGCCATTGCTAATTATTTTGGACAGAAGGAAAACCTTTCCGCACTCAAAACGAGGATCATCAGTCAGGTAGCGCAGGCATACTACAATCTGATCAGTCTGGATGAGCAGCTGATTATTGCCCAACGTAACATTGCATTGAGCGATAGCACGTTACTTATGATGCGACTGCAATTCACGGCGGGACAGATCACCTCGCTGGCAGTGGACCAGGCGGAAGCGCAAAAGAAAACAGCGGAACTACTTGTGCCGCTGGCATTGCAAAACATAGCAGTGCAGGAAAACGCGCTGAGTATTTTGTGCGGCGCATATCCCGAAAGCATTGCCCGTAATGGCGACTTGGCAGAAGTGATGCCCGAAGCACAATTTGCTGCCGCAGTACCAGCCAACCTGCTCAGCCGCAGACCGGATGTGAAGGCAGCGGAATATATGGTCGTGAGAGCCAATTCGGCAACAGGTCTGGCAAAAGCCGCCATGTATCCTGCTTTCAGTTTGACGCCGCAGATAGGAGCTAATTCGTTCAAGTTTAGCCAATGGTTTGATCTTCCCGGATCGATGGCCAAGACCATTGCCGTGAATCTTACACAACCTGTTTTCAGAAAACGAGCTTTGAGAACGGCCCATGAAACGGCGATTATAGAGCAGGAGAAAGCCGCGATCCAGTTCAAACAAACCCTGATGACGGCAGTTGGCGAAGTGTCCGACGCCATGGCGAGATCCAATGGTGCATCGCAAAGACTTGAACTTGTTCAGCAAAAAACGGCTATGCTCAACAAAGCCACCGACGACGCCCAAAAGCTATACAAAAGCGGCATGGCGACTTATCTTGAAGTAATCACAGCCCAAAACAGCAGACTGCAAAACGACCTGGAAGCCATCAGCATCAAACTCGAAAAGCTGAATGCAGTAACAGACCTATACCGCGCGCTTGGCGGTGGTGTGGAGTAA
- a CDS encoding nuclear transport factor 2 family protein, producing the protein MIQNSVPHYMGNLAASLPKIECVKGFIKAIWNENNHTEISNFLHDDFTDHSLPFTSLQGKAGLLIYLKELAKKVYHNTEILELSTLDELVICKIRIVTKLLGDKGNESIRPEIIDGYRDFRMSDGKIIGHWENDLRGGY; encoded by the coding sequence ATGATCCAAAACTCAGTACCTCACTATATGGGGAATCTTGCCGCGAGCCTTCCGAAAATTGAATGTGTGAAAGGATTTATAAAAGCCATCTGGAATGAAAACAACCACACCGAAATTTCAAATTTCCTACATGACGATTTCACAGATCATTCCCTGCCATTCACTTCCCTTCAAGGCAAAGCAGGACTGCTGATTTACCTGAAAGAACTGGCAAAAAAAGTTTATCACAATACCGAAATCCTGGAACTGAGCACACTAGACGAATTGGTGATCTGCAAGATCAGGATTGTTACTAAATTACTTGGTGATAAAGGAAATGAGAGCATTCGGCCTGAAATTATTGACGGGTATCGGGATTTTAGAATGAGTGACGGGAAGATTATTGGGCATTGGGAGAATGATTTGAGGGGGGGGTATTAG
- a CDS encoding DEAD/DEAH box helicase, whose translation MKKYTANYAYTNPNFVIQNLVTNQKDADLLPILYVTKNILQRGFPTTLSKYLQSELGEIHKLDNFEERFLFATNQTPIWNDTIKGDKGNNYYPAKYFFERIIPNEFGEYSFIQSLLIPEIQINEIIGEEDKNFINQQVDFYLPQAKLVIEIDGQQHKLDEVTRVSDSTRDNFLSNKGITTIRIDTRELQNGSYVSKVENILNHLERFDKLLSHYKNACAKIEENQMSEEEIKTKLLPTAIIRFQVLLIELLTHKYLTFDEDWNFNILGHEGLPNFSELAINDLLIWIDKLWQLKNKQELKKPNFNIAITNDKTKFQPTTKAINIDFSLFKRYTDENKISDDVIFVRTDYFDIVKDKNYFRVSTTEPINYNITDEDKATLEFFLDNIFDKSKFREGQFPIVSNVLNRKDTIGLLPTGGGKSLCYQLPCLLQPSINFVVCPIKSLMDDQNDNLQKMLITNVNYINSNLEAEERREVEKNFEQGRYLFVWISPEKFQIPSFREKISAIVANFSIAYAVVDEVHCLSEWGHDFRTSYLNLAKTIDKLSPKDENGEGKIKFIGLTATASVKVMTDIKIEFSRQKQRLEDENIKSLLDYSRKELQFKVINDNGNKSQKIKELLEELKDTESFTEDEEKAGLVFTPNVNGAYGCYQVSNTLNTIYQNKVSWFSGDIPKRDVIDQNTGRKIGTEPIMVRDEFNKFKQKVQKILKKININF comes from the coding sequence ATGAAGAAATACACGGCAAACTACGCGTACACTAATCCGAATTTTGTAATTCAGAACCTCGTAACAAATCAGAAAGACGCTGACTTGTTGCCAATCTTGTATGTGACAAAAAACATTCTGCAACGTGGATTTCCTACAACTCTTTCAAAGTATCTACAATCTGAATTAGGCGAAATTCATAAACTTGACAATTTTGAAGAACGCTTTTTGTTTGCGACAAACCAAACACCAATTTGGAACGACACAATAAAAGGCGACAAAGGCAACAATTATTATCCAGCAAAATACTTTTTCGAAAGAATTATTCCTAATGAATTTGGAGAATATTCATTTATCCAATCTTTGCTAATTCCCGAAATTCAAATCAATGAAATTATTGGCGAAGAAGATAAAAACTTTATCAACCAACAAGTTGATTTTTATTTACCACAAGCCAAACTTGTGATTGAAATTGACGGACAACAACACAAACTTGATGAAGTTACCCGAGTTTCAGACAGTACAAGAGATAACTTTTTATCAAACAAAGGAATTACAACCATACGAATTGACACAAGGGAATTACAAAATGGTTCTTATGTTTCGAAAGTTGAGAACATTTTAAACCATCTTGAAAGATTTGATAAACTTCTATCCCACTACAAAAATGCTTGTGCGAAAATAGAAGAAAACCAAATGAGCGAAGAAGAAATTAAAACGAAATTATTGCCTACGGCAATAATCCGTTTTCAAGTTTTGCTCATTGAGTTGCTTACACACAAGTATTTGACATTTGATGAAGATTGGAATTTCAACATTTTAGGTCACGAAGGGTTACCCAATTTTTCAGAATTGGCAATTAATGATTTACTCATTTGGATTGATAAACTTTGGCAACTTAAAAACAAACAAGAACTCAAAAAGCCAAATTTCAACATTGCAATTACGAATGACAAAACGAAATTTCAACCAACAACAAAAGCCATAAATATTGACTTTTCGTTATTTAAACGTTACACAGATGAAAATAAAATTAGTGACGATGTGATTTTTGTTCGTACCGATTATTTTGATATTGTAAAAGACAAAAACTATTTCAGAGTTAGTACAACCGAACCAATTAATTACAATATCACGGATGAAGACAAAGCTACTTTGGAGTTTTTCCTTGATAACATTTTCGACAAATCAAAATTTAGAGAAGGACAATTTCCAATAGTTTCAAACGTATTGAACAGAAAAGACACAATTGGACTTTTACCGACAGGTGGTGGAAAATCTTTATGTTATCAACTTCCTTGTTTGCTTCAACCAAGTATCAATTTTGTAGTTTGTCCTATCAAATCTTTGATGGATGACCAAAATGACAATTTGCAAAAAATGTTGATTACGAATGTAAATTATATCAACAGTAATTTAGAAGCCGAGGAAAGAAGAGAAGTTGAAAAAAACTTTGAGCAAGGACGATATTTGTTTGTTTGGATTTCGCCCGAGAAATTTCAAATTCCATCATTTAGAGAAAAGATAAGTGCGATTGTCGCTAATTTTTCAATCGCTTACGCAGTTGTAGACGAAGTTCATTGCCTTTCAGAATGGGGACACGATTTCAGAACTTCGTATTTGAATTTAGCCAAAACCATAGACAAGTTAAGCCCGAAGGACGAAAATGGAGAAGGTAAAATCAAATTTATTGGCTTAACTGCAACGGCTTCTGTTAAAGTTATGACAGATATTAAAATAGAGTTTTCAAGGCAGAAACAGCGATTGGAAGATGAAAATATAAAATCTCTCTTAGATTATAGCCGAAAAGAATTGCAATTTAAGGTCATCAACGATAACGGAAACAAAAGTCAAAAGATAAAAGAACTTCTTGAAGAATTAAAAGACACTGAAAGCTTTACAGAAGATGAAGAAAAAGCAGGTTTGGTGTTCACGCCAAATGTAAATGGTGCTTATGGCTGTTATCAGGTTTCAAATACATTAAATACCATTTATCAAAATAAAGTAAGTTGGTTTTCTGGAGACATTCCTAAACGTGATGTTATAGACCAAAATACAGGGCGAAAAATTGGAACAGAGCCGATAATGGTAAGAGATGAATTCAATAAATTCAAACAAAAAGTTCAAAAGATTTTAAAGAAAATAAATATCAACTTTTAG
- a CDS encoding helicase-related protein yields MQTKSSKDFKENKYQLLVATKAFGMGIDKQNIHYTFHYGLPSSVEALYQEAGRAGRWDKRKSENKNKIGKCYVLHSPETHDQERVKRLFDKDTTFAEIKSISDEVGFGGRDIFKQVFLFVQGQNDIEKDFEIILGVITNYFRENAKLRIFWNDARNNLHINSDTLQKAIYRLSLLGIVSDWTTNFIDHFEVQFKTLDENHIIKSVSDYITKYEPNTDVKMDLEKIPQNSILEKSVWYLLNWTFENIAYGRKQSLKTLSDWCSEFKDSEIFKQRIDSYFVFSETTFVLQHISENPKDYERWFEALFTTEEIEENGIKKKLKIHIPQIVDVEIRKKELKKLKDSIARFLESYRNSVGLNFLSGFVRLALTEYEDSDGRERFESSLSTIEQIFTKEEQSGFLYRLKVLGKHLTEEQKMELYQSISRYYPEMLEELAEYYDLAYMLNDIYSQKLQELKKLTKKLYEQLAKI; encoded by the coding sequence ATTCAAACAAAAAGTTCAAAAGATTTTAAAGAAAATAAATATCAACTTTTAGTCGCTACCAAAGCTTTTGGAATGGGTATTGACAAACAAAACATCCATTATACTTTCCATTACGGTTTACCAAGTTCGGTTGAAGCATTGTATCAAGAAGCAGGAAGAGCTGGACGTTGGGACAAACGAAAATCAGAAAATAAAAATAAGATAGGTAAATGTTACGTTTTGCATTCGCCTGAAACTCACGACCAAGAAAGAGTTAAACGATTATTTGATAAAGACACAACATTTGCCGAAATTAAAAGTATTAGTGATGAAGTCGGATTTGGAGGTAGAGATATTTTCAAACAAGTTTTCTTATTTGTACAAGGGCAAAATGATATTGAAAAAGACTTTGAAATCATTTTGGGTGTAATCACAAACTATTTCCGAGAAAACGCAAAACTTCGGATTTTTTGGAATGATGCTCGCAACAATTTACACATCAATAGCGACACTTTACAAAAAGCAATTTATCGTTTAAGTCTTTTAGGAATTGTTTCCGACTGGACAACGAATTTTATTGACCATTTTGAAGTTCAGTTCAAAACTCTTGATGAAAACCATATTATAAAAAGTGTTTCGGATTACATTACAAAGTATGAGCCGAACACAGATGTGAAAATGGATTTAGAGAAAATTCCTCAAAATTCAATTTTAGAAAAATCAGTTTGGTATTTACTGAATTGGACTTTTGAGAATATTGCTTACGGTCGAAAACAATCTTTAAAAACACTTTCAGATTGGTGTTCGGAGTTTAAAGACAGCGAAATTTTCAAGCAAAGAATTGACAGTTATTTTGTTTTTTCTGAAACAACATTTGTACTTCAACATATTTCGGAAAATCCGAAGGATTACGAACGGTGGTTTGAAGCGTTATTCACAACTGAGGAAATTGAAGAAAATGGTATAAAGAAAAAACTAAAAATACATATTCCCCAAATTGTTGATGTTGAAATTAGAAAAAAAGAGCTGAAAAAACTAAAAGACAGTATCGCCCGATTTTTGGAAAGTTACCGTAATAGTGTCGGACTTAATTTTTTAAGTGGTTTTGTTCGTTTGGCATTGACGGAATATGAAGACAGTGATGGAAGAGAGCGTTTTGAAAGTTCACTGTCGACTATTGAGCAAATTTTCACGAAAGAGGAACAAAGCGGCTTTTTGTATCGCTTGAAAGTTCTCGGAAAACATTTGACCGAAGAACAAAAGATGGAATTGTACCAATCCATATCAAGGTATTACCCTGAAATGTTAGAAGAACTTGCAGAATATTACGATTTAGCATATATGCTCAATGATATTTATTCTCAAAAATTACAGGAACTAAAAAAACTTACTAAGAAATTATATGAGCAACTTGCAAAAATTTAA